The following is a genomic window from Parabacteroides johnsonii DSM 18315.
AAGATCCAGATCACGTTCATGACCAGGCACAGGCAACCGCCCGAATTGCCGTTGTCCGTCACCCGGCTGCCGAAAGGCCAAAGAGCCAGCATCCCCAACTTCAATGTCTGCAACCCGAAAGGGATACCGATTATCGTAACCATCAGCAGCAAGCTGGATATCAGATATTCCACCGCGGTAAGCAATCCGCCACAGATAAGCCAGATGATATTTCCCAAAAACTTCATAGCGTCAATATTATAAGTTGTTTTTTATTCTCATGCTGTCCAATTCCGCTAATACCGTCTGTTTCACGATGGCGAAGCTGTCGCGCAGTTCCGGTTTGACCGGCAGCGAAGGCGGAGCTTCCATCTGTAGCGGATTGATCGGCTGTCCATTCTTGTATACCCGGAAATCGAGGTGAGGTCCTGTCGAAAGCCCTGTCGAGCCGACGTAGCCGATGACCTGTCCCTGTCCGACATGGCTGCCGACTTGTATGCCTTTGGCATATTTGCTCAGGTGCATGTAGGAAGTCGTATATACGGAGTTATGTTTCACTTTCAACGTATGGCCTCCTCCGCCCATATAGCCTTTGGCGATGACGGTCCCGGCTCCGATACTCTTGACTTCCGTCCCGACGGGAGCCGCGTAGTCTACTCCATGATGTGCCCGATAGCGTTTCAGGATCGGATGGAAGCGGGCGTTCGTGAAACGCGAAGTAATGCGGAAGAAATCCAACGGAGCCTTCAGGAAAGCCTTTCGGAGACTGTTCCCCTCGAGGTCGAAATATTCGAAAACGCTATCCTGGGTAAAAGGTATGGCTGTAAAATCTTTTCCCTGATGCGTGAAGACAGCTCCCTTGATGGAGGTGATATTCAGGGCTGTCGTGTCGTCTATATAGGCAACGTCATACAGCACCTGGAACGAGTCCCCTTCCTTCACGTCGAAAAAGTCGATCTGCCAGGCATATACATCCGAAATTTTGATAGCCAGCAATGGGTCCGCCCCGCTTGCCTTGATCACATTCCAAAGGGAAGAATTGATCGTCCCTTCTGTGTAATGTCGTTTGATGGTAATAGGCTTGTTGAATTCGTACGCCAGGATCGAATCACCTGTCAGGTCGATGACGGCATAATCGACAAGTGATTTGGCAAAAGCGATATAACGGATATCGGCTATGCTGTCTTGGGTTGTAAATGTATAATAATTCATACCCGCTCGGAGTTTGGTCGGGTCCAGAACATGGATGGAGGCTTTCGTAATGCTATCCGCTTTCAGGGCGGAGAAACCGAGGGCTGAAAAGATTGCGGCGGGATTATCGCCGTTTTTCATCTTATACTCCGTCACGTCCAACGAGTCGATGCAGACGCCATATTGATATACGTGTTGCAGGCTGTCCAACCATTCGCTGTCGACTCCTTCTTCTTCAGGCTGTTGTTTCGTATGTGTGCAGGAAAAGCCGGTAAGCAGTCCTGCGAGTAACAAATATAGGGCGATGCTCTTATTCATTCTCTGGCTTTTGATTTTACATTGCAACAAATATACGAAATTAATCCATAAGCATTCTTAATTTAGGGTAATCGCACTAAAATCATAAAGTGCCCATCTGCTTTTGCCACCGATACGGACGAACATATTTATTTTTGACGGATGGATTAAACCTGCTTTATTTATGAGTACTATGTGTTAAGCTATATTAAATAACAACTTCTTCGGGAACTTTTTGTCGTGATTCGGCGTCTTATCTTTACGAGTGATAATTATAAATGAAAAAGTAAAAGATGAAAAAAGCTATTTTGACACTTTTGATGATTCCTGCTTTTGTCGGGATGTTGTTTTCTTGCTCTGAAGTCAAAACAGATGCAAAGAAGTTGGAAGGTAAATGGAATATTGTGGAAGTAAAAGGAGAAAAAATACTGAAAGAAGGTTTACCCAATATGGAGTTTGATATGAAAGATAATAAAGTTCACGGTAATGCCGGATGTAATATCTTTAATTCGACTGTCGTATTGGACGACCAGGATATTTCTTCCATCACGATCAATCCCGCAGCTACTACGATGATGGCTTGTCCGGATATGGAGACCGAAGATGCGATCCTGAAAGCTATGGGAGACGTGAAAGGTGTGAAGGCAGGCCAGTCCGAAAATGAAATGCTGCTGGTCGATACCGACGGTAATGTATTGATGGTTTTGTCAAAAAACTAATTGGGCGGAAATGAAGAAGTATATATATCTTTGTCTTGCAGTGTTGAGCATCGGTATCTTTGCTTCCTGTAAAGTGAAAAAGGGTGTGGAGGCGACTTTCTCCGACTTGGATGGCAGTTGGAATATTGTTGAGTTGAACGGTAAGGCATTGAATCCTGCCGAAACGAATCAGGTCATCGAGTTTGACGTGGCGCGTCATTCCCTTTCCGGAAAAGCAGGGTGCAACCGGATGATGGGACAGGTTGAATACAGCGATGCTCACAAGAATATCATTAAATTCCCGCAGGTTGCGACAACGCGTATGGCTTGTCCGGATATGGGTGGTGAGCGTGAGTTGTTGCAGGCTTTGGACAAAGTCGTTCGCTTTGAAGCGGAAGGTGATGTGAAACCTGTCAATAAAATCGCTTTATATGGTACGGACAATACCAAATTGATGGTTATTGAAAAGAAATGACTTTCATTGTGAAATGTTTGAAAGGCGGTTCCGGTTGACGGGCCGCCTTTTTTATTTCGGCCTGCAAGGGATGATTAGGGTGAAGCAGCTGCCTTTTCCTTCCTGGGAAGCAAGGGTGATCCGCCCGTCCAGGCGTTCGGCGATAGTTTGACAGATTGATAGGCCCAGTCCGGTACCCTGTGCAAATTCGTCCGCCTTGAAGAAACGTTCGAACACTTTTTTCTGCGCCTCTTCCGACATACCTTTTCCGGTATCTTCGACGAAGATATGAGCTTCTTTCTCCTCCTTCTTATAGACATATCCTAACAGAATATGCCCTTTAGTGGTGAACTTGACGGCATTGTTGATGAAGTTCGTAATCACTTGTGTGAACCGAAAACGGTCTACGTGAATGATAAGTTCCGATTCCTGGAATTCTTTTAGGAAGCGGATATTCGAAGGCATGAGCAAGTGATGTGTCTGGTAGATCTCTTCCAATAGTTCGTTTAGGGCGCAATCGTCGAAGGTGAAGGACATCCGTCCCGACTCGATACGCGAGAGTTCCA
Proteins encoded in this region:
- a CDS encoding YccF domain-containing protein; translation: MKFLGNIIWLICGGLLTAVEYLISSLLLMVTIIGIPFGLQTLKLGMLALWPFGSRVTDNGNSGGCLCLVMNVIWIFIGGFWICLTHLFFGLLLCITIIGIPFGRQHFKMAALALSPFGKNIV
- a CDS encoding M23 family metallopeptidase, which produces MNKSIALYLLLAGLLTGFSCTHTKQQPEEEGVDSEWLDSLQHVYQYGVCIDSLDVTEYKMKNGDNPAAIFSALGFSALKADSITKASIHVLDPTKLRAGMNYYTFTTQDSIADIRYIAFAKSLVDYAVIDLTGDSILAYEFNKPITIKRHYTEGTINSSLWNVIKASGADPLLAIKISDVYAWQIDFFDVKEGDSFQVLYDVAYIDDTTALNITSIKGAVFTHQGKDFTAIPFTQDSVFEYFDLEGNSLRKAFLKAPLDFFRITSRFTNARFHPILKRYRAHHGVDYAAPVGTEVKSIGAGTVIAKGYMGGGGHTLKVKHNSVYTTSYMHLSKYAKGIQVGSHVGQGQVIGYVGSTGLSTGPHLDFRVYKNGQPINPLQMEAPPSLPVKPELRDSFAIVKQTVLAELDSMRIKNNL
- a CDS encoding META domain-containing protein — translated: MKKAILTLLMIPAFVGMLFSCSEVKTDAKKLEGKWNIVEVKGEKILKEGLPNMEFDMKDNKVHGNAGCNIFNSTVVLDDQDISSITINPAATTMMACPDMETEDAILKAMGDVKGVKAGQSENEMLLVDTDGNVLMVLSKN
- a CDS encoding META domain-containing protein encodes the protein MKKYIYLCLAVLSIGIFASCKVKKGVEATFSDLDGSWNIVELNGKALNPAETNQVIEFDVARHSLSGKAGCNRMMGQVEYSDAHKNIIKFPQVATTRMACPDMGGERELLQALDKVVRFEAEGDVKPVNKIALYGTDNTKLMVIEKK